Proteins encoded together in one Chiloscyllium plagiosum isolate BGI_BamShark_2017 chromosome 3, ASM401019v2, whole genome shotgun sequence window:
- the hsf2 gene encoding heat shock factor protein 2 isoform X2, translated as MKQSVPVPAFLTKLWALVEDPDTNEFICWNQNGHGFLVLDEQRFAKEILPKYFKHNNMASFVRQLNMYGFRKVLNVDAGIVKQERDGPVEFQHPYFKQGQDELLENIKRKVSSIKPEEAKMQQEGLTAILSSVQELQGKQENLDSRLTSLKWENETLWREIADLRQKHAQQQQVIRQIIKFIVSLVQNNQIVTLKRKRPIMINTTGPSKPKYFHHIVKEPDDSTHVSVHGPNGVKQCVRTVDDIVICDITDTQKGKNEESTFTVNDELSKVAEQDNSLCEETTKCQEQLSSSEIMDVCSTDHVMNTMITDNVETTNTESSISSEDPISMMDSILNENAVISQNINLLGKIELMDYLDSIDCSLEDFQATLSGKQFNIDPDVLSDAVRNPEVLVWQWLLEPEVDAEHGTPCILEETAHD; from the exons ATGAAGCAGTCGGTGCCTGTGCCGGCTTTCCTCACCAAACTGTGGGCCCTGGTGGAGGACCCTGACACCAACGAGTTCATCTGCTGGAATCAG AATGGGCACGGATTCCTGGTTCTGGATGAGCAGAGATTCGCCAAAGAGATACTACCCAAGTATTTCAAACACAACAACATGGCTAGTTTTGTACGACAACTCAATATGT ATGGCTTTCGTAAAGTACTGAATGTTGATGCAGGTATAGTCAAACAGGAGCGTGATGGCCCTGTGGAATTTCAACATCCTTATTTCAAGCAAGGCCAAGATGAATTATTGGAAAACATAAAAAGAAAG GTATCTTCGATTAAGCCAGAAGAAGCTAAAATGCAGCAAGAAGGCTTAACTGCAATTTTATCCAGTGTTCAGGAACTACAAGGAAAACAAGAAAATCTTGATTCAAGATTGACTTCCTTGAAATG GGAAAATGAAACActttggagagagattgcagaccTTAGACAAAAACATGCACAGCAGCAGCAAGTAATTCGACAG ATTATTAAATTTATTGTTAGTTTGGTCCAGAATAACCAAATCGTTACCTTGAAGCGGAAAAg GCCAATCATGATTAATACTACTGGACCTTCTAAGCCAAAATATTTTCATCATATAGTAAAAGAGCCAGATGACTCAACCCAT GTATCTGTACATGGACCAAATGGTGTGAAGCAGTGTGTCAGaacagtagatgacattgttaTTTGTGACATCACGGACACACAAAAAGGAAAAAATGAAGAATCTACATTTACTGTTAATGA TGAACTGTCCAAAGTCGCAGAACAGGACAATTCTTTATGCGAAGAGACTACTAAATGTCAGGAACAACTTTCCTCATCAGAGATAATGGATGTGTGTAGTACTGATCATGTTATGAACACTATGATAACCGACAATGTTGAAACAACAAACACTGAATcatcaatcagttctgaagatccTATTTCAATGATGGACTCCATTTTGAATGAGAATGCAGTTATTTCGCAGAACATAAACCTTCTTGGCAA GATAGAACTTATGGATTATTTGGACAGTATTGACTGTAGTTTAGAAGATTTTCAGGCAACATTATCAGGAAAGCAGTTCAATATTGACCCGGATGTTCTGTCAGAT GCTGTGCGTAACCCCGAGGTCCTGGTGTGGCAATGGC